The Dokdonella koreensis DS-123 genome has a segment encoding these proteins:
- a CDS encoding ECF-type sigma factor, translated as MSGQDTAITEVTVLLAAAHAGDPGAWDRIYARLYRDFHRIAQAQVRRYGDRAFSPTSLVSEAWLRLAGSAAAASNRQHLTALLARAMRYALLDEARQRLADKRGGRDAAGALEDAAGVASPLTQLLALDQALDRLTALDARLGRVVELRYFGGCGEEEIARLHAVDVRTVRRDWRRARAFLLRQLGDTDLAI; from the coding sequence GTGTCGGGACAGGACACGGCGATCACCGAGGTCACCGTGCTGCTGGCCGCCGCGCATGCCGGCGACCCCGGTGCCTGGGACCGGATCTATGCCCGGCTCTACCGCGACTTCCACCGCATCGCGCAGGCCCAGGTGCGGCGGTACGGCGACCGGGCGTTCTCGCCGACCTCGCTGGTCAGCGAGGCCTGGCTGCGCCTGGCCGGCTCCGCGGCGGCCGCCAGCAACCGGCAGCACCTGACCGCCCTGCTCGCTCGCGCGATGCGCTACGCGCTGCTGGACGAAGCCCGGCAGCGGCTGGCCGACAAGCGCGGCGGGCGCGACGCGGCGGGTGCGTTGGAGGACGCCGCCGGCGTCGCTTCGCCACTGACCCAGCTGCTGGCGCTGGACCAGGCGCTCGATCGGCTCACCGCACTCGACGCGCGCCTGGGCCGGGTCGTGGAACTGCGCTACTTCGGCGGATGCGGCGAGGAGGAGATCGCCCGGCTGCACGCCGTGGACGTCCGCACCGTGCGTCGCGACTGGCGGCGCGCGCGCGCCTTCCTGCTGCGCCAGCTCGGCGACACCGACCTGGCGATCTGA
- a CDS encoding ECF-type sigma factor: MAEITELIGKARGGDQDAAARVFSLLYDELHRLAAGQLRGDAAMRATSLVHEAYLKLAHHGALAVNDRGHFFAVAARAMRQIVVDHVRARAALRRGGDLQFAALETTALHLAAQHRDDDLLALDEALVRLGEVDAPLAALVEMRFYAGLELADIAVQQGRSERSLKRDWRRARAFLQRTMTEA, translated from the coding sequence GTGGCCGAAATCACCGAACTGATCGGCAAGGCGCGCGGTGGCGACCAGGATGCCGCCGCGCGCGTGTTTTCCCTGCTCTACGACGAGCTGCATCGCCTGGCCGCCGGCCAGTTGCGCGGCGATGCGGCCATGCGCGCGACCTCGCTCGTGCACGAGGCCTATCTGAAGCTGGCCCACCACGGCGCCCTGGCCGTCAACGACCGGGGGCACTTCTTCGCGGTCGCGGCACGCGCGATGCGCCAGATCGTCGTCGACCACGTCCGTGCGCGCGCCGCGCTGCGGCGCGGCGGCGACCTGCAGTTCGCCGCGCTGGAGACCACGGCGCTGCACCTGGCCGCGCAGCACCGCGACGATGACCTGCTCGCGCTCGACGAAGCGTTGGTGCGCCTGGGCGAGGTCGATGCGCCGCTGGCGGCCCTGGTCGAGATGCGCTTCTACGCCGGGCTGGAGCTGGCCGACATCGCCGTCCAGCAGGGGCGCTCGGAGCGGTCGCTCAAGCGCGACTGGCGGCGTGCGCGCGCATTCCTGCAGCGCACGATGACCGAGGCCTGA
- a CDS encoding S9 family peptidase: protein MLAFLAVFVAVSGPGQAAAPALPTAAYAQAERVHDFNLKGQVRNARVVPHWLADGRFWYRRDDDSAAPYRLVDPAARRQVPLFDGVRVRQAWPEAAGIAPVVPELLSVRSPSATEMVATFRGGDDGDIECALGRYACRTVPAMPRGAQLLPAPDGRRSLFVRDDNLWLHDPQTGDRALTHDGAPLHGYGVLPDFTLRAIPHRQGRLKVPPFATHWSPDGRWVFGTRYDERKVGRYPLVASAPQDGFRPVVHEIRMSLLGDPEPVRDAWFVVDTAGGGVRAIAIPEGWNGLAEAGVLGWSGSRVYAAIARYDRPARLRLVEIDLASGAVRTIVEERSDTRVQLNDYFYNRAAVRILAGREEAIWFSERDGWGHLYLYDRRDGRLIRRLTSGDWLVRDIVGVDEARRRVYFTAGGREGGDPYQRRLYRVSLDGGQPVLLTAEAADHAIDNGPGALVGALAGEGPSGALSPAGDTVVDSYSTVDQPPVTVLRSTEDGAVVLELERADASAVYAAGWRPPVRTRVKAADGRTDLYATVYFPPDYSPERSYPVIDAIYGGPHVTNAPVGFVEATTTMNPVSRASLAALGFVVVTIDARGTPGRSQAFHDASFGPGGGPQIDDHVAAIQALAGRYRGMDLARVGIYGHSFGGYTSTRALLLRPDFYKAAVSSAGSHNGQGMYSGPVNGVDRLVAGPPVYGTAGAARPSPGTVADNYRQLDNAVLADRLAGKLLLVYGDLDEHAPAGVTVQLVDALVKADKTFDLVVLPNQDHDLFRNDPYYTRRLWDHFVEHLMGRTPPDYRITSLPGRR from the coding sequence GTGCTGGCATTCCTCGCCGTATTCGTCGCCGTGTCCGGTCCCGGCCAGGCCGCCGCACCAGCCCTGCCGACCGCGGCCTACGCGCAAGCCGAACGCGTGCACGACTTCAACCTCAAGGGCCAGGTGCGCAATGCCCGGGTCGTGCCGCACTGGCTGGCCGACGGGCGCTTCTGGTACCGGCGCGACGACGACAGCGCCGCGCCGTATCGACTGGTCGATCCGGCCGCGCGTCGCCAGGTACCGCTGTTCGACGGCGTACGCGTGCGGCAGGCCTGGCCCGAGGCCGCCGGAATCGCACCGGTCGTGCCGGAGCTGCTGTCGGTGCGCAGCCCATCCGCTACGGAAATGGTGGCGACCTTCCGCGGCGGCGATGACGGCGACATCGAATGCGCGCTGGGCCGGTACGCCTGCCGGACGGTTCCCGCGATGCCGCGCGGCGCGCAGCTGCTGCCGGCGCCGGATGGTCGGCGCAGCCTGTTCGTGCGCGACGACAACCTCTGGCTGCACGACCCGCAAACCGGCGATCGCGCGCTCACGCACGACGGCGCGCCGTTGCACGGCTATGGCGTGCTGCCCGACTTCACCTTGCGCGCCATTCCCCACCGTCAGGGCCGGCTGAAGGTGCCGCCGTTCGCCACCCACTGGTCGCCGGACGGGCGCTGGGTGTTCGGCACGCGCTACGACGAGCGCAAGGTCGGGCGCTATCCGCTGGTCGCATCGGCGCCGCAGGACGGGTTCCGCCCGGTCGTCCACGAGATCCGCATGAGCCTGCTCGGCGATCCGGAGCCGGTGCGCGATGCCTGGTTCGTGGTCGACACCGCTGGCGGTGGCGTTCGCGCCATCGCCATCCCCGAAGGTTGGAACGGCCTCGCCGAGGCCGGCGTGCTCGGCTGGTCCGGCAGCCGGGTCTATGCGGCGATCGCCCGCTACGACCGGCCGGCACGTCTACGCCTGGTCGAGATCGACCTGGCTTCCGGCGCGGTGCGGACGATCGTCGAGGAGCGCTCGGACACGCGCGTGCAGCTCAACGACTATTTCTACAACCGCGCCGCCGTGCGCATCCTGGCCGGACGCGAAGAGGCGATCTGGTTCTCCGAGCGCGACGGCTGGGGTCATCTCTACCTCTACGACCGGCGAGACGGCCGCCTGATACGCCGGCTGACGTCCGGCGACTGGCTGGTGCGCGACATCGTCGGCGTGGACGAGGCGCGGCGCCGCGTCTACTTCACCGCGGGCGGGCGCGAAGGCGGCGATCCCTACCAGCGGCGGCTGTACCGCGTCTCGCTGGACGGCGGCCAGCCGGTGCTGCTGACGGCCGAGGCCGCCGACCACGCGATCGACAATGGACCCGGCGCGTTGGTGGGCGCGCTGGCCGGCGAAGGTCCGTCGGGCGCGCTTTCGCCCGCGGGCGACACCGTGGTCGACAGCTACTCGACGGTCGACCAGCCGCCGGTGACGGTCCTGCGTTCGACCGAGGACGGCGCCGTCGTGCTGGAACTGGAGCGTGCCGATGCATCCGCGGTGTACGCCGCGGGCTGGCGGCCGCCGGTGCGGACGCGGGTGAAGGCCGCCGACGGCCGGACCGACCTTTACGCGACGGTCTACTTCCCGCCCGATTATTCGCCGGAGCGCAGCTATCCGGTGATCGACGCGATCTACGGCGGGCCGCACGTCACCAACGCGCCGGTCGGTTTCGTCGAGGCGACCACGACGATGAACCCGGTCTCGCGCGCCAGCCTGGCGGCGCTCGGCTTCGTCGTCGTGACGATCGACGCGCGCGGCACGCCGGGGCGCTCGCAGGCGTTTCACGACGCGAGCTTCGGCCCCGGCGGAGGGCCGCAGATCGACGACCATGTGGCGGCGATCCAGGCGCTGGCCGGCCGCTATCGCGGCATGGACCTGGCGCGCGTCGGGATCTACGGCCATTCGTTCGGCGGCTATACCTCGACACGGGCGCTGCTGTTGCGCCCGGACTTCTACAAGGCCGCGGTCTCCTCGGCCGGCAGCCACAACGGCCAGGGCATGTACAGCGGGCCGGTCAACGGCGTGGACCGGCTGGTCGCCGGGCCGCCGGTCTACGGCACCGCGGGCGCGGCACGGCCGTCGCCGGGCACGGTCGCCGACAACTACCGCCAGCTCGACAACGCCGTGCTCGCCGATCGCCTGGCGGGCAAGCTGCTGCTGGTCTACGGCGACCTCGACGAGCACGCGCCAGCGGGGGTGACGGTGCAGCTGGTCGACGCCCTGGTCAAGGCCGACAAGACCTTCGACCTGGTGGTCCTGCCGAACCAGGACCACGACCTGTTCCGCAACGATCCCTACTACACGCGGCGACTCTGGGACCATTTCGTGGAACACCTGATGGGTCGGACCCCGCCGGACTACCGCATCACCTCGCTGCCCGGCAGGCGCTGA
- a CDS encoding undecaprenyl-diphosphate phosphatase: MPDLIDVILLGIVEGVTEFLPISSTGHLLIAQHWLGARSDTFNIVIQAGAILAVTLIYRRRLWQLATGWRDPANRDYLFKLGTAFAITAVLGFIVTRLGFTLPDRVMPIAIALILGGFWILAAERYTAGRPASTTITWKVAILVGLAQIVAAIFPGTSRSAATIFTAMLAGANHRPAATEFAFLVGIPTMYAASGYQILKKLAEGPGQEDWAALGLAFASATITGFIAVKWLLGYIGSHSYRPFAIYRIVFGILLLVAVPGG, encoded by the coding sequence ATGCCCGATCTGATCGACGTCATCCTGCTCGGCATCGTCGAAGGTGTCACCGAGTTCCTGCCCATCTCCAGCACCGGCCACCTGCTGATCGCCCAGCACTGGCTCGGCGCGCGCTCGGACACGTTCAACATCGTGATCCAGGCCGGCGCGATCCTGGCCGTGACGCTGATCTACCGGCGGCGCCTCTGGCAGCTGGCCACCGGCTGGCGCGATCCGGCCAACCGCGACTACCTGTTCAAGCTCGGCACGGCGTTCGCGATCACGGCCGTGCTCGGCTTCATCGTCACGCGGCTGGGCTTCACGCTGCCGGACCGCGTCATGCCGATCGCGATCGCGCTGATTCTCGGCGGCTTCTGGATCCTGGCGGCCGAGCGGTACACCGCCGGCCGGCCGGCGAGCACCACGATCACCTGGAAGGTGGCGATCCTGGTCGGGCTGGCGCAGATCGTCGCGGCGATCTTCCCGGGGACCTCGCGCTCGGCGGCGACGATCTTCACGGCGATGCTCGCCGGTGCCAACCACCGGCCGGCGGCGACCGAGTTCGCGTTCCTGGTCGGCATCCCGACGATGTACGCGGCCAGCGGCTACCAGATCCTCAAGAAGCTGGCGGAAGGGCCGGGGCAGGAGGACTGGGCGGCGCTGGGCCTGGCGTTCGCGAGTGCGACGATCACGGGCTTCATCGCCGTCAAGTGGTTGCTCGGCTACATCGGCAGCCACAGCTACCGGCCGTTCGCGATCTATCGCATCGTATTCGGCATCCTGCTGCTGGTCGCGGTGCCTGGGGGATGA
- a CDS encoding DUF805 domain-containing protein: MSWKTLLFSFQGRVGRGPYWGLVVVSLLVLGGLSAFGVMSVVNAPDAAAAGGGLGVLPILVMLLLLWPALAIQAKRWHDVDKSAWWILIGLVPVIGGLVALVFNGFIPGTPGANRFGPAPDGHVPAGTAPIGG; this comes from the coding sequence GTGAGCTGGAAGACGCTGTTGTTTTCGTTCCAGGGCCGCGTCGGACGCGGTCCGTACTGGGGCCTGGTGGTCGTCTCGCTGCTGGTGCTCGGCGGCCTCAGCGCGTTCGGCGTGATGAGCGTGGTCAATGCGCCGGACGCCGCCGCGGCCGGCGGCGGCCTGGGCGTGCTGCCGATACTGGTGATGCTGCTGTTGCTGTGGCCGGCGCTGGCGATCCAGGCCAAGCGCTGGCACGACGTGGACAAGTCGGCGTGGTGGATCCTGATCGGCCTGGTGCCGGTGATCGGCGGCCTGGTCGCGCTGGTCTTCAACGGCTTCATCCCCGGCACGCCGGGCGCCAATCGCTTCGGTCCGGCGCCGGACGGCCACGTGCCGGCCGGCACCGCGCCGATCGGGGGCTGA
- a CDS encoding serine/threonine-protein kinase has product MSDAAQRWSRIAVLFDALVELGPAERQQRLADLERDDASIAADLRALLAADADANALLDADAVAVVPGLLADGAPADRRAGPYHLLRPIGEGGMGVVWLAERTDGAYEQQVAVKVLKRGMDSVAIMRRFLQERRILARLHHPHIVRLVDGGMSADGRPFYVMEHVDGRAITRYAAEHRIDVAARVALLAKVADAVAYAHTQLIVHRDLKPSNVLVDAAGEPRVLDFGIAKLIEPSGEETVTGTGLRVLSPAYAAPEQILGEPVGTTTDVYALGLMLCELLVGQLPQRRRAGTAAQLAQDVAQETSQRPSALAAQMKPQRLAELYEDGFSARHLVRLLSGDLDVIVATALQRDPARRYPTAAAFAGDLRRCLDGRPITARIDSPAYRMRKFVRRHRLGVTATVLVATSLVAGLGVAVWQAYRAQAQAQRADVERANAERQLARTERVKDFILTLFREQDPVSRVRAQARSAPDLIREGIAQIDATLTGEPDLQAELLRDLGEIQVNLDDREAAKATLQRAWELQKSLSGADSVASAETLAAYADAVYAVGDVEAAGTMLRDAVTRLYAAGHAERPKTAQAEATLAMVELIRSNPAEAERLALHALAVDRATYGPYDGRVASRLATLGKIQQEAARYADALASYREALGIVVHSGGEDHARAALLHTSIADVLRVQRTYEEARGHYEAAVRIERIQLPPGHMILGGTLIRLGDLHRRMGQFDAADAALTEAIAILSRTPSGQYAQALQFHGNLARAQGRLELAAQRYRASFDAFRTVVGDSVYTWLTALEVVSVLTESGRLAEADALAVEAAAALTRISSEDYETAYMNSVIGALRHAQGRDGEAIPLLRHTAEVLAKVYGEDHAEVAQARGALAASLIATGDAAARREAATLIETARSALERGDDEAKEPFLGAIYLERSRLRLDEGEIAGARADIGEALRRLQAPEYATRLRQARALARRLDVRG; this is encoded by the coding sequence GTGTCCGACGCCGCCCAACGCTGGAGCCGGATCGCCGTCTTGTTCGACGCGCTGGTGGAGCTGGGACCGGCCGAGCGCCAGCAGCGGCTGGCCGACCTCGAGCGCGACGACGCGAGCATCGCCGCCGACCTGCGCGCGTTGCTCGCCGCCGATGCCGACGCCAACGCCCTGCTCGACGCGGACGCGGTCGCCGTCGTGCCCGGCCTGCTCGCCGACGGTGCGCCGGCCGACCGCCGGGCCGGTCCGTACCACCTGCTGCGGCCGATCGGCGAGGGCGGCATGGGCGTGGTCTGGCTGGCCGAGCGCACCGACGGTGCCTACGAGCAGCAGGTCGCGGTCAAGGTGCTCAAGCGCGGCATGGACAGCGTCGCGATCATGCGCCGCTTCCTGCAGGAGCGACGCATCCTCGCCCGCTTGCATCATCCGCACATCGTGCGGCTGGTCGACGGCGGCATGAGCGCGGACGGCCGCCCGTTCTACGTCATGGAGCACGTCGACGGCCGCGCGATCACGCGCTACGCGGCCGAACACAGGATCGACGTGGCAGCGCGCGTCGCCCTGCTCGCGAAGGTCGCCGACGCGGTGGCGTATGCGCACACGCAGCTGATCGTGCACCGCGACCTGAAGCCGTCGAACGTGCTGGTGGACGCCGCCGGCGAGCCACGCGTGCTCGACTTCGGCATCGCCAAGCTGATCGAGCCGAGCGGCGAGGAGACCGTGACCGGCACCGGCCTGCGCGTGCTGTCGCCGGCCTATGCGGCGCCCGAGCAGATCCTCGGCGAGCCGGTCGGCACCACCACCGACGTGTATGCGCTGGGCCTGATGCTGTGCGAGCTGCTGGTCGGCCAGCTGCCGCAGCGCCGGCGTGCCGGTACGGCGGCACAGCTCGCGCAGGACGTCGCCCAGGAAACCAGCCAGCGTCCGAGCGCACTGGCGGCGCAGATGAAGCCGCAGCGCCTGGCCGAGCTCTACGAGGACGGCTTCAGCGCGCGGCATCTCGTACGCCTGCTGAGCGGCGACCTGGACGTGATCGTCGCGACCGCACTGCAACGCGATCCGGCCCGCCGCTATCCGACTGCGGCGGCCTTCGCCGGCGACCTGCGGCGCTGCCTCGACGGCCGGCCGATCACCGCGCGCATCGACTCCCCCGCCTACCGGATGCGCAAGTTCGTGCGCCGTCACCGGCTGGGCGTGACGGCGACCGTCCTGGTGGCGACGTCCCTCGTCGCCGGCCTCGGCGTTGCGGTGTGGCAGGCCTACCGTGCGCAGGCCCAGGCCCAGCGCGCCGATGTCGAGCGTGCCAATGCCGAGCGCCAGCTGGCCCGCACCGAGCGCGTCAAGGACTTCATCCTGACGCTGTTCCGCGAACAGGACCCGGTCAGCCGCGTCCGCGCCCAGGCGCGGTCGGCGCCGGACCTGATCCGCGAAGGCATCGCGCAGATCGACGCGACGCTGACCGGCGAGCCGGACCTGCAGGCCGAGCTGCTGCGCGACCTCGGCGAGATCCAGGTCAACCTCGACGACCGCGAGGCGGCGAAGGCGACCCTGCAGCGCGCGTGGGAGTTGCAGAAGTCCTTGTCCGGCGCCGACAGCGTGGCGAGCGCCGAGACGCTCGCCGCCTATGCCGATGCGGTCTATGCGGTCGGCGACGTGGAGGCGGCCGGCACGATGCTGCGCGACGCGGTGACGCGCCTGTACGCCGCCGGCCACGCGGAGCGGCCCAAGACCGCACAGGCCGAGGCGACACTGGCGATGGTCGAGCTGATCCGGTCCAACCCGGCCGAGGCCGAGCGGCTGGCCCTGCATGCGCTGGCGGTCGATCGCGCGACCTATGGTCCGTACGACGGACGCGTGGCCTCGCGGCTGGCGACGCTCGGCAAGATCCAGCAGGAAGCGGCACGCTACGCCGACGCGCTGGCGAGCTACCGCGAGGCCCTGGGGATCGTCGTCCACAGCGGGGGCGAAGACCATGCCCGCGCAGCGCTGCTGCACACCAGCATCGCCGACGTATTGCGCGTGCAGCGCACCTACGAGGAAGCACGTGGTCACTACGAGGCGGCGGTGCGGATCGAGCGCATCCAGCTGCCGCCCGGCCACATGATCCTCGGCGGCACGTTGATCCGGTTGGGCGACCTGCACCGGCGCATGGGGCAGTTCGACGCGGCGGACGCGGCGCTGACCGAGGCCATCGCCATCCTCTCCAGGACGCCGTCGGGCCAGTACGCGCAGGCGTTGCAGTTCCACGGCAACCTGGCCCGCGCGCAGGGCCGGCTCGAGCTTGCCGCGCAACGCTACCGTGCGTCGTTCGACGCGTTCCGCACCGTCGTCGGCGACAGCGTCTACACCTGGCTGACCGCGCTGGAGGTGGTCAGCGTGCTGACCGAGAGCGGGCGCCTGGCCGAGGCCGATGCGCTCGCCGTCGAGGCCGCGGCGGCACTGACGCGCATCTCCAGCGAAGACTACGAGACCGCCTACATGAACAGCGTGATCGGCGCCTTGCGGCACGCGCAGGGCCGCGACGGCGAGGCGATCCCGCTGCTGCGTCACACCGCCGAGGTGCTGGCGAAGGTCTACGGCGAGGACCACGCCGAAGTCGCGCAGGCACGCGGCGCGCTGGCGGCAAGCCTGATCGCGACCGGCGACGCCGCTGCGCGTCGCGAAGCGGCCACCTTGATCGAGACCGCCCGCTCCGCGCTCGAGCGGGGCGACGACGAGGCGAAGGAACCGTTCCTCGGCGCGATCTATCTCGAGCGCAGCCGGCTGCGCCTGGACGAGGGCGAGATCGCCGGCGCACGCGCGGACATCGGCGAGGCGCTGCGCCGGCTGCAGGCACCGGAGTACGCCACCCGGCTGCGCCAGGCGCGCGCGCTGGCGCGCCGCCTCGACGTGCGCGGCTGA
- the glnA gene encoding type I glutamate--ammonia ligase — protein MSVDNALKLIKDHDVEFVDLRFADMLGKQHHVTFPAHSIDESLFEEGRMFDGSSIAGWKGINESDMVLMPDASTAVLDPFTGDPTLILTCDILEPSTMQAYSRDPRSAAKRAEAYLKSTGIADTAFFGPEPEFFIFDSVRWQNDMGKTFFEVNSEEAAWSSKDKFDGANSGYRPGVKGGYFPVPPVDSLHDLRSEMCKVLEQVGQTVEVHHHEVATAGQCEIGVKFNTLVSKADELLALKYIVKNVAHRNGKTATFMPKPIVGDNGSGMHVHQSLAKGGTNLFAGDGYGGLSQLALWYIGGIFKHARAINAFANSSTNSYKRLVPGFEAPVMLAYSARNRSASCRIPFVHSPKARRIEVRFPDPVNTGYLTFTALLMAGLDGIINKIDPGPPSDKDLYDLPPEEEKNIPQVCSSLDQALDALDKDRGFLKAGGVFSDDFIDGYIDLKMQEVTKFRASTHPLEYQLYYAI, from the coding sequence ATGTCTGTAGACAACGCGCTCAAGCTCATCAAGGACCATGACGTCGAGTTCGTCGACCTCCGCTTCGCCGACATGCTCGGCAAGCAGCACCACGTGACGTTCCCGGCGCACTCGATCGACGAGTCGCTGTTCGAGGAAGGCCGCATGTTCGACGGCTCGTCGATCGCCGGCTGGAAGGGCATCAACGAGTCGGACATGGTGCTGATGCCGGACGCGTCCACCGCCGTGCTCGATCCGTTCACCGGCGACCCGACCCTGATCCTGACCTGCGACATCCTCGAGCCGAGCACGATGCAGGCCTATTCGCGCGACCCGCGCTCGGCCGCCAAGCGCGCCGAGGCCTACCTGAAGTCGACCGGCATCGCCGACACCGCCTTCTTCGGGCCGGAGCCGGAATTCTTCATCTTCGACTCGGTGCGCTGGCAGAACGACATGGGCAAGACCTTCTTCGAGGTCAATTCCGAAGAAGCGGCCTGGTCGTCCAAGGACAAGTTCGACGGCGCCAACTCCGGCTACCGGCCGGGCGTCAAGGGCGGCTACTTCCCGGTGCCGCCGGTCGATTCGCTGCACGACCTGCGCAGCGAGATGTGCAAGGTGCTCGAGCAGGTCGGCCAGACCGTCGAGGTGCATCACCACGAGGTCGCCACCGCCGGCCAGTGCGAGATCGGCGTCAAGTTCAACACGCTGGTCAGCAAGGCCGACGAACTGCTCGCGCTCAAGTACATCGTCAAGAACGTCGCCCATCGCAACGGCAAGACGGCGACCTTCATGCCCAAGCCGATCGTCGGCGACAACGGCTCGGGCATGCACGTGCACCAGTCGCTGGCCAAGGGCGGCACCAACCTGTTCGCCGGTGACGGCTACGGCGGCCTCTCCCAGCTGGCGCTGTGGTACATCGGCGGCATCTTCAAGCACGCCCGCGCGATCAACGCGTTCGCCAACAGCTCGACCAACAGCTACAAGCGCCTGGTGCCGGGCTTCGAGGCGCCGGTGATGCTGGCCTACTCGGCACGCAACCGCTCGGCGAGCTGCCGCATCCCGTTCGTGCACAGCCCGAAGGCCCGTCGCATCGAGGTCCGCTTCCCCGATCCGGTCAACACCGGCTACCTGACGTTCACCGCGCTGCTGATGGCGGGCCTGGACGGCATCATCAACAAGATCGACCCGGGTCCGCCGTCGGACAAGGACCTCTACGACCTGCCGCCGGAAGAGGAGAAGAACATCCCGCAGGTCTGCTCCAGCCTCGACCAGGCGCTCGACGCGCTCGACAAGGATCGCGGGTTCCTGAAGGCCGGCGGCGTGTTCTCCGACGACTTCATCGACGGCTACATCGACCTGAAGATGCAGGAAGTGACCAAGTTCCGCGCCTCCACGCATCCGCTGGAGTACCAGCTCTACTACGCGATCTGA